GAAGTTGCAATGGAGAAGATCTCTGCAGGTGCAAAGAAAGCAGGCAGAAGTATGGATGAGATTGATGTAGGTGCATATACCTGTTTCTCAGTTGACAAAGATGCTGGAAAAGCTATAGGTGCTGCAAAAGTTGTTGTTGCTTTCATAGTTGCAGGTTCTCCAGATATGGTTCTTGAACGTCATGGAATTGATGTGGAAGCCAAGAAAAAGATTGGTGAAGCTATATCAAAAGGCGACTTTGGTGCCCTTATGGGCGGGCTTGTGACAGATGGTATGATGGATGCTTTCTCTATCTGCGGAACTCCTGATGAATGTAAACAGAGAATAAATGATCTGCTTGATATTGGCGTAACACAGATTGTTGTTGGCTCACCAATTGGACCAAACAAGGAAAAAGCCATCAAGCTCATTGGAAAGGAAATTATCGGAGGAAACTGAGATTGCATCCAAAGATCGCAGAGGTCATTGAATATGACGTTTGTACAGCCTGCGGGGCATGCGCAGCCGTATGTCCTGTAAAGGCAGTAAACGTCAATACCAAAGCAGAAATCCGTGACCCCAATGATATGACTCTTTATGTCAAGGGGGCAGCTCCTGAAGTATGTGAAGAATGCTATGCATGCAGCCGGGTGTGTCCGGTTGTACATGGATATCTGGAAGACGAGTTTGCAAATGTAAAGAGATTCTTTGCTGCAAAGAGCGATATTCCAGGTCAGGATGGTGGAGTTACTTCTGCTATTTTAAAATCACTATTTGAGAAAAACGAAATTGACTGTGTGGTTGGAATTTCCAGGGATGAAAACTGGCAGACCGAGCTTATTCTTATGACAAAACCGGAAGATGTGGATAAGACCACTGGTACCAAGTATACCTATGATTCAGTTGTCTCTGCTTTGAGGGAACCCTTTGAAAAATTTGACCGAATAGCTGTTGTGGGTGTTCCATGCCAGATACACGGTTCAAGACTTATTATGGATAATATCAACGACAAAATCGTTCTTCTGGTCGGCCTGTTCTGTATGGAGAGTTTCTACCATGACGTCATGACAGAGGAGATTATACCTGAAAAACTTGGACTAAGCATCTCTGAGGTCATAAAACTGGACTTTGCAAAAGGAAAATTCTGGGCATATACCAGGGATGGTGAGTCTCATAATGTACCTATTCCGGAAATAGCACCTCTTGCAAGGGATCCGTGCCATGCCTGCTGCGATTACACGGCAATCTATGCAGATATCTCTGTAGGTTCTGTGGGAGCACCAGACGGCTGGAACAGTGTACTCATAAGAACTGAGGCCGGTGAAAGGTATTTCGATATGGTCGAAGGTCTTGAAATAATGGAAGATCCAAAACCTGGAATGTCCCTGATCAAGAAACTGACTGATATGAAACATTCAAACAA
Above is a genomic segment from Methanosalsum zhilinae DSM 4017 containing:
- the fpoF gene encoding F420H2 dehydrogenase subunit FpoF → MHPKIAEVIEYDVCTACGACAAVCPVKAVNVNTKAEIRDPNDMTLYVKGAAPEVCEECYACSRVCPVVHGYLEDEFANVKRFFAAKSDIPGQDGGVTSAILKSLFEKNEIDCVVGISRDENWQTELILMTKPEDVDKTTGTKYTYDSVVSALREPFEKFDRIAVVGVPCQIHGSRLIMDNINDKIVLLVGLFCMESFYHDVMTEEIIPEKLGLSISEVIKLDFAKGKFWAYTRDGESHNVPIPEIAPLARDPCHACCDYTAIYADISVGSVGAPDGWNSVLIRTEAGERYFDMVEGLEIMEDPKPGMSLIKKLTDMKHSNNVEHYLEVCEKFSFEDAGIY